DNA sequence from the bacterium genome:
GCTCGGGCAGCAAGTCCGCACCTTCGACCTGTCACAACTGACCGCCGGCGAATACGAGCTGACGTGGGACGGCAAAAACTCCCACGGCATGTCCGTCCCCAGCGGACAATACTTCGCTCGTCTGTCGCACGAGTCTCGTGTTCAGGTTCGCAAACTCACTCTGATTAAGTAACCATTCTACATACCGGGATTTCTACATGAAATTCGCAGCCCTACTGTTTGCCGCTGTCCTGTTCGTCACCTCCGCTTTTGCGATCGTGCCGACCACGATGACCTATCAAGCGATTTTCACCGACCTCGAAGGCAACGTCATGCCCGACGGCGTGTATGAAATCGGCTTCCATATCTTCTCCTCGCCCGTCGGTGGCCCCCCCGTGTGGTCGGAATGGCAGGACGTCACCGTTACCGACGGCGTGTTTGAAGTCATTCTCGGCACGTGGAATCCGCTCGCACCGTCCGACTTTCTCGACCCCGAAGGAGACGGTGTCTGGATGAGCCTGTCCTACAACGATACATGGATGAATCCCCGGCAGTTCATCTCGTCTGTCCCGTTCGCCTTCATCGCCTGTCTTGCTGACTCCGCGAGAAAACTGGGCATACATACGCCCGAAAGCCTGACCGATTTCATCAACTCGACCAATAACTTCATCAACTCGTTTGTTGCGCGACAAGTCACGTCATTCATCCACCGCGAGACCAGTGTCATTACAATTGACGAGGATGATGAATCCGAGTTTTCGACGCCCAACTTCTCCTTGAATGTTCCGTCTATCGTGACATTTTGGGGAACCGTGGGGGAAGTTAACACCGTGGATGAGGATGAATTCGAAAATTACACCACCATTCGGGTTGACATTGTGAATGTAAACACTGAACAGGTCGTCGCCTCTTCTATTACGACCGGCGCAGCCTTGCCGGGAAGTCCCTCCGTGCAAACGATCAGCGCCCAATTGCCGGCTGGTACTTACCAACTGGTGATGGAACTCTTTTGTGAAGATCAGGAAGTTCAGTTCCACGGCTTTGAGTTGGGCGCACTTTATCAGTCCGCGCCGACACGTTAGCCCGCATGGCTTGCAAATAATATAGGCAAAGCCCCGCAGTTTTGTGCGGGGCTCTCTATTTGTGAATTTATGAAATCCTTATCACACTCCCATACTTTCGGCCAGGACATTCCCCGCGCCGGTGAAAAACGCACGCTCGTCGTCGTGTTCATCACACTCACGATGATGATTGTCGAAATCACCGCCGGTATCCTCTACGGCTCAATGGCCTTGCTCGCGGACGGCCTGCACATGGCCTCGCATGCCCTCGCGCTCTTCCTGAGCTACATCGCCTACATCCTCGCACGAAAATACTCCAACGACTCCCGCTTCAGTTTCGGCACCGGCAAGATCAATGCGCTCGCCGCCTTCACCAGTGCCACGCTGCTCGCGCTCTTTGCCTTCATCATGGCCTATGAAAGCGTCATGCGCCTCCTGCATCCCGTTCCCATTGTCTTCAATCAGGCCATTGCCGTCGCGGTTGTCGGTCTGGTGGTAAACGGCGTCAGCGCGCTGATTCTCGGGCATTCCCACGACCATGGACATCATGAGCATCACGACCACCATCCTCATGAACACGGTCATGACCATTCGCATCATGAAGACCACAATCTCCGTGCGGCCTATATTCATGTCCTCGCCGATGCGCTGACCTCCATCACGGCCATCTCCGCACTGCTGGCCGCGAAATACTTCGGCTGGATTTGGATGGACCCCGTCATGGGAATCGTCGGCTCGATTCTCGTCAGCAGTTGGGCTGTCAGATTGCTCTATGATTCCGGTAAAGTTCTCCTCGACCGGCAGGCTCCGCAGGCAATCATCGAGCAAATCATCAGCTCCATCGAGAAAGACCCCGGCACAAAGGTCGCCGATATCCATGTCTGGTCCATCGGCCCCGGGCTCCTCTCCTGCGAACTGGTCGTCTCAACTCCCTATGACCATACTCCCGACCACTTCAAACTTCTCTTACCCAAGAATGTCGGCATCGTCCACTCCACCGTGGAGATTCATAAAACCTAATCACGGCATGTGTATTCCTATTCCCCCTCGCTTCAGCGGGGGGGCTAGGGGGGGTCTCTGTCTTCCCCCTCGCTTCAGCGGGGGGGCTAGGGGGGGTCTCTGTCTTCCCCCTCGCTTTAGCGGGGGGGCTAGGGGGGGTCTCTGTCTTCCCCCTCGCTTTAGCGGGGGGGCTAGG
Encoded proteins:
- the dmeF gene encoding CDF family Co(II)/Ni(II) efflux transporter DmeF, which encodes MKSLSHSHTFGQDIPRAGEKRTLVVVFITLTMMIVEITAGILYGSMALLADGLHMASHALALFLSYIAYILARKYSNDSRFSFGTGKINALAAFTSATLLALFAFIMAYESVMRLLHPVPIVFNQAIAVAVVGLVVNGVSALILGHSHDHGHHEHHDHHPHEHGHDHSHHEDHNLRAAYIHVLADALTSITAISALLAAKYFGWIWMDPVMGIVGSILVSSWAVRLLYDSGKVLLDRQAPQAIIEQIISSIEKDPGTKVADIHVWSIGPGLLSCELVVSTPYDHTPDHFKLLLPKNVGIVHSTVEIHKT